In the Arenicella chitinivorans genome, TAGTCTCTCGGTAGCTTTTCTTCGACGTTCGCGACATCTGCCAGTGGCGCATGCCCAAGGGTCCACTGGTAGGGACCGTTACTGGTTCGCACGATGGTTGGCATCACGGCATTGGCGCCCTGAACGGCAAGGTCAACCGCCGCTTTACCCAATGCATAGGCTTGTTCTACGTCCGTTTTTGAGCCAATGTGGCGGGCTGCGCGTTGCAAGTAGTCACACACCGCCCAGTGGCATTTGTGCCCCAACCCTTGTTTGATCATGTTGGTGACCACGGGTGCAACGCCGCCAAGTTGAGCGTGGCCGAAAGCGTCTTTGACACCTGAATCGGCTAGGAACCGACCGTCCGGATATTTCGCGCCTTCAGACACAACGATGCTGCAATGGCCTTTTCGTTTGACCGTTTCGTCGACTTTTTGCAAAAAATCCGTTTGATTGAATTCAATCTCCGGAAACAGAATGATATCTGGCCCTAATTCGCGTTGATCGGCAGCCAAGCCGGCTGCAGCAGCAATCCACCCAGCATGTCGGCCCATGACCTCCATCACGAACACCTTGGTTGAGGTGGAGCTCATCGAGGCAACGTCCATCGACGCTTCAAGGATTGAGACAGCGACGTACTTAGCGACTGAGCCAAAGCCTGGCGAGCAATCGGTAAACGGTAGGTCATTGTCGATTGTCTTGGGCACGCCAATACAAGTGATTGGGAAGTCCATGGACTCGGATAACTGAGATACCTTGTAAGCCGTGTCCTGAGAGTCGCCGCCGCCGTTGTAAAAAAAATAGCGGATATCATGAGCTTTGAATACCGCGATCAATCGCTCGTACTCAGCACGATGTTCTTCCAGTGACTTGAGTTTATAGCGGCATGAACCGAATGCGCCCGAGGGCGTGTACTTTAACGCCTCAATATCAGCCGGCGCTTCGAGGCTGGTATCAATCAGCTCTTCCTGTAGTGCGCCGAGAATACCATCTTGCCCGGCATACACTTTCTTGATGTGTTCAGGGTATTGTGCAGCGGTTTGAATTACACCTGCGGCAGAAGCGTTAATGACGGGTGTGACGCCGCCGGACTGGGCATAGAAAGCATTGTAAGCAGGCATAATATTTGTCTAACTGGATTTTTCAAATCAAGGTATGTTACAAAACGAAGGCCACATAGCAGCAACGACAGCGAGTATAACGCATGCTGAGCGACACAGCAGTTGCAAAAACGCTGCAGTACATGAATAAGTGAGTAAATATAAGACAATGAAACAGATAACAGTAACGGACATGCAAGGCCAGACGCGTGAAGTTGAAATTAACCCTGGCTGGAGCCTGATGGAGTTGTTGCGGGAAAACGATTACGACGAAATACTGGCTATGTGCGGAGGTGCGTGTTCCTGTGCGACCTGTCACGTGCATATACGGAACGCCGATCAGCTCAAGTTACCGCCCGTTGAAGAAGATGAAGAAATGTTGTTGATGACCACTGAGGCGTATGACGCCGAGCGCTCACGACTCTCATGTCAAATACCCATGACTGAAGCAATGGACGGCATGCAGGTGCAAATTGTGGAAATGGATTAGCTAATGGACCCGTTAACACAAGGCGTGGTCGGGATCACCGCTTCGCAGCTGGTGGCTAAGCGTAGTCAAAAAATGATTGCCGCTGGGCTCGGCTTTTGCTCCGGTATGGCAGCGGATTTAGATGTATTAATCAAGTCCGACACCGACCCATTATTGTTTCTGGAATATCACCGTCACTTCACACACGCACTGGTGTTTATTCCTGTCGGTGCACTGATCTGTGCGCTTATTTTCGCTGGCGTGTTTCGACATTGGCGACGGCGTAGCGAACTCAGTTTTGGTGCTATTTATCGGTTCTGTTTTGCCGGCTACGCGACCCACGCAGTCTTGGACGCGTGCACGACTTATGGCACCCAGTTGTTCTGGCCGTTCAGTGATGCACGTATTGCCTGGAACAGCGTGTCTGTTGTGGACCCCTTATTTACCTTGCCGCTATTGACGATCATATTGGTTGCGGTACTGCGCCGTTCCCACCATGCTGCACTATTCGCCATGGTGTATGCGCTGGGGTATCTTGGTGTCGGTGCGGTGCAGGAACATCGTGCTTTGGACGCCGCGCGTGCGCTCGCAGCAAGTCGTGGGCACGCACCGGTTCAGCTCGGTGTAAAACCGAGTTTTGGTAATCTGATCGTTTGGAAGAGTGTGTATCGGCATGGCGACAGTTATTACGTGGATGCCGTTCGGGTGCTGGCTAAGCCGGAAGTCTATGTGGGAGTCTCAGCGCCGAGACTCGATCTCAACCAACACTTTCCCTGGTTGGAGCGGGAAAGTCAGCAAGCTCTGGATGTCGCTCGCTTCGCCTGGTTTTCAAACCAGCACCTTGGGATCGACCCTCAAAACCCGAATCGGATCATTGATATACGCTACTCCTTGATCCCAAATCAGATAACCGGGATGTGGGGTATCACGTTGGATCAGAATGCGACGACGGCTTCTCATGTCGCGTGGAGTAACAGTCGTCCAGCAGGTGATGCAGCAAGGCAGCGCCTACGTGAACTATGGCAGATGATTCGAGGCGATGGCGCCCAGCCACTCGACAGCATAATTAGAAACCGTACATCATAGGGACAATCAGGCTGATCGCCACCAGCATAATAATGGTTAACGGTACGCCCGCTTTCACAAAGTCCATAAAGGTATACCCGCCTGCGTTCATCACCAATAAATTGGTTTGATAGGCCATGGGGGTAGCAAAACTCATGTTTGCACCGAACAGCACGGCCAACACAAACGCCTCGGGTGGCAGACCGAGTTGGGTTGCAATACTGATCGCAATCGGAGTGCCGATGACTGCGGCTGCATTGTTGGAGACGATGTTGGTGAGTATTGCCATCAATAACATCAAGCCGGAGAAAATGACCCGGTCAGACATGCCTGCGGTGATGCTCACAAACTCGTGCGCCACCCAGACTGTGGCTCCGGTTTGGGTCAAGGCGGTACCAAGTGCCAAGCTGGCCACAACAATCAGAATGACTTGTGCACTCAGTGCGCGCTGAATATCCTGCCATTTTAAGCAGTTGGTGAGGACCATGGCGAGTGCCCCAGCCACCGCGCTGATGGCTATTGGCACTAGGCCAAGAGCTGCCGCAAGAATCGTGAGCCCCATAATAATCACGGCTCGCCCTGCGTATTTGGTTGAGGGCAGCTCTGTTGTTGCGTCTAACACCAGAAAGTGACCGCGGTTCTTAACCTCTTCGATACTCTCGTTGGAGCCCTGGACTAACAGAATGTCCCCCAGTCGCAACGGAGTTTTTGCTATCCCTTGCGGCATGTTTTCGAGCACCTTACCTTTGCGGTGAATTGCCAATGTGACCAGTTGATACACGTCCGAAAAGTGTACCTCGTTCAGCGTGCGGTGGATCATTGGTGAGCCACGGTCAATCACCAGTTCAGCAAGGTGTTGTGAGTCTTCTGATAGCGGGTTGTCATCACTGACTTCATGCCCTTTGGAATAC is a window encoding:
- a CDS encoding 6-phosphofructokinase; translated protein: MPAYNAFYAQSGGVTPVINASAAGVIQTAAQYPEHIKKVYAGQDGILGALQEELIDTSLEAPADIEALKYTPSGAFGSCRYKLKSLEEHRAEYERLIAVFKAHDIRYFFYNGGGDSQDTAYKVSQLSESMDFPITCIGVPKTIDNDLPFTDCSPGFGSVAKYVAVSILEASMDVASMSSTSTKVFVMEVMGRHAGWIAAAAGLAADQRELGPDIILFPEIEFNQTDFLQKVDETVKRKGHCSIVVSEGAKYPDGRFLADSGVKDAFGHAQLGGVAPVVTNMIKQGLGHKCHWAVCDYLQRAARHIGSKTDVEQAYALGKAAVDLAVQGANAVMPTIVRTSNGPYQWTLGHAPLADVANVEEKLPRDYISDDGFFITESARAYLSPLIQGEDYPPYTRGLPNYVILRKQKVGKKLPDFKLS
- a CDS encoding 2Fe-2S iron-sulfur cluster-binding protein encodes the protein MKQITVTDMQGQTREVEINPGWSLMELLRENDYDEILAMCGGACSCATCHVHIRNADQLKLPPVEEDEEMLLMTTEAYDAERSRLSCQIPMTEAMDGMQVQIVEMD
- a CDS encoding metal-dependent hydrolase — encoded protein: MDPLTQGVVGITASQLVAKRSQKMIAAGLGFCSGMAADLDVLIKSDTDPLLFLEYHRHFTHALVFIPVGALICALIFAGVFRHWRRRSELSFGAIYRFCFAGYATHAVLDACTTYGTQLFWPFSDARIAWNSVSVVDPLFTLPLLTIILVAVLRRSHHAALFAMVYALGYLGVGAVQEHRALDAARALAASRGHAPVQLGVKPSFGNLIVWKSVYRHGDSYYVDAVRVLAKPEVYVGVSAPRLDLNQHFPWLERESQQALDVARFAWFSNQHLGIDPQNPNRIIDIRYSLIPNQITGMWGITLDQNATTASHVAWSNSRPAGDAARQRLRELWQMIRGDGAQPLDSIIRNRTS
- a CDS encoding SLC13 family permease, yielding MQLDPHAMWALGLTVFALILFTRERIPLETSSLMVVVILAISFQVFPYQNSAGQTLRPVMFFAGFAHEALVAVCGLMVAGYALVRTGALDPIGRGLAKLWSFSPMLSVLITLLVSALLSAVVNNTPIVVLLLPIMLNVAIRTKNSPSGILMPMGLATLLGGMTTTIGTSTNLLVVSVASDMGLEEIGMFDFFMPAALAGLIGIVYLWLIAPKLLPNRTPNLENSGPRIFTAHLHVKSGSFADGKTLTEIIEKTEGAIQVSGIRRSENTFTVPLPDAKIRAGDRLLVRDTPTQLKEYERVLGATLYSKGHEVSDDNPLSEDSQHLAELVIDRGSPMIHRTLNEVHFSDVYQLVTLAIHRKGKVLENMPQGIAKTPLRLGDILLVQGSNESIEEVKNRGHFLVLDATTELPSTKYAGRAVIIMGLTILAAALGLVPIAISAVAGALAMVLTNCLKWQDIQRALSAQVILIVVASLALGTALTQTGATVWVAHEFVSITAGMSDRVIFSGLMLLMAILTNIVSNNAAAVIGTPIAISIATQLGLPPEAFVLAVLFGANMSFATPMAYQTNLLVMNAGGYTFMDFVKAGVPLTIIMLVAISLIVPMMYGF